GCGCCAGTCCACCCCCACCACCAGCGAGTACTCCACCACCCCCCGGAGGAACGCGTACGTGGTCGCCTCCGTCAGATCCGTCCAGAACCGCCCTACCTCGCCCTCACCTTTGCGGATGTAGGTCGCCCACAGGGTCGGCGACGCCGTCGAGGATAGCGTCCACCGCAGGTGGAGGGCATCAAAATCGGCGCCCAGCGGGTGGGCCAGGGGGAACCCGCGCAGCAGGTAGTGGAGCGCCGGTCGGCTGGCCGAGTACGTCCAGTTCGGGACCACGGTGTACTGGATCAGGTAGCCGCCTCCTTCCCGGCGGGCCGTCTGCACCCCGACCGTCGCCCCCCACCGCCACGGGAACGGATTGGGCGGCAACGTCAGGTCGTCAATGAGCACTTCTCCGTACAGCCGCAGCCCGGGGTGGGGCAGCCACTCCAGGTCCACGGTGCCGAGGTAGTTGTCGTCGATGCCCTGTTGTTGTGCCCGCAGCACGTGGCCCAGGATCTGGTTGATCAAAAAGGGCACCGGCTGGACCACGTACACCCAGTAGGGGGCGCCGTCCATGACGACCGCCTCGCTGAACCCCAGGCGCAGGTGTGGCCGCACCATCCAGTCCGCCCGGCCGGCCACCAGCGAGCGACCACCGTCCAGCCAGCCCACCACCTTGGTGTACCGGACCGTGGGCCAGGCGACAGAGTACTGGAGCCTGTCAAACGGCGGGGCGGCATCCGCAAACAGCAACCCGCCCGCCCCGCCCGGTCCCCAGCCCATCCGCTCCCGGCCCAGCAGGAAGGGAGACTCCGGACCGACCCACATCCCCGCGGTGGGCGAGTCCACCGCCCACCCCACCATCCCCTGAGTCGCACGGTACGGCGTGGAGACCAGTGCGAAA
This is a stretch of genomic DNA from Armatimonadota bacterium. It encodes these proteins:
- a CDS encoding capsule assembly Wzi family protein yields the protein MVVLCLLAAGMLVRPPAALALPWSVEVVDRLKTLGILPLWTGTRRPVAAVELRAALREVDSSAVALLAPADRQMLDRLRWEAGPEEWLVAGVGVAGGNVARLYALQRDYFALVSTPYRATQGMVGWAVDSPTAGMWVGPESPFLLGRERMGWGPGGAGGLLFADAAPPFDRLQYSVAWPTVRYTKVVGWLDGGRSLVAGRADWMVRPHLRLGFSEAVVMDGAPYWVYVVQPVPFLINQILGHVLRAQQQGIDDNYLGTVDLEWLPHPGLRLYGEVLIDDLTLPPNPFPWRWGATVGVQTARREGGGYLIQYTVVPNWTYSASRPALHYLLRGFPLAHPLGADFDALHLRWTLSSTASPTLWATYIRKGEGEVGRFWTDLTEATTYAFLRGVVEYSLVVGVDWRVGGGPGGLVATIRPWVVRRENAGHVPGRTETDWGVEVAAQWTGD